In a single window of the Polynucleobacter sp. MWH-UH24A genome:
- the rpoA gene encoding DNA-directed RNA polymerase subunit alpha codes for MQTNLLKPKIISVEALGANQAKVVMEPFERGYGHTLGNALRRVLLSSMVGFAPTEVAIAGVVHEYSTLDGVQEDVVNLLLNLKGVVFKLQSRDEVTINLRKEGPGVVCAKDIDLPHDVEIINPEHVIAHLAAGGKLDMQIKVEKGRGYVPGNMRQYQDEATKLIGRIVLDASFSPINRVSYAVESARVEQRTDLDRLVMTIETNGVISPEESIRQAASILVDQLVVFAALESSQVSGELAPSRSTMVDPLLMRPVDDLELTVRSANCLKAENIYYIGDLIQRTENELLKTPNLGRKSLNEIKDVLAARGLSLGMKLDSWPPATLGQ; via the coding sequence ATGCAAACAAATTTGCTTAAACCAAAAATCATTTCTGTTGAAGCACTCGGTGCGAATCAGGCTAAAGTTGTCATGGAGCCGTTTGAGCGTGGCTATGGCCATACGCTTGGTAATGCATTACGTCGTGTTTTGTTGTCTTCCATGGTTGGCTTTGCTCCAACCGAAGTAGCGATTGCAGGCGTTGTTCATGAGTATTCCACCTTGGATGGCGTTCAGGAAGATGTTGTTAACCTGCTCCTCAACCTAAAAGGCGTTGTCTTTAAATTGCAATCTCGTGATGAGGTGACGATCAATTTGCGTAAAGAAGGTCCTGGTGTGGTCTGTGCCAAGGATATTGATCTTCCGCATGATGTTGAAATCATCAACCCTGAACATGTTATTGCTCATTTGGCTGCAGGCGGTAAGCTCGATATGCAGATCAAGGTTGAAAAGGGTCGTGGATACGTACCAGGTAATATGCGCCAATATCAAGATGAAGCGACTAAGCTAATTGGACGCATTGTTTTGGATGCCTCGTTTAGCCCGATTAATCGCGTTAGCTATGCCGTTGAGTCTGCTCGTGTTGAGCAACGTACCGATTTAGATCGTTTGGTAATGACGATTGAAACCAATGGCGTGATCTCGCCTGAAGAATCAATCCGTCAAGCCGCAAGTATTTTAGTAGACCAATTGGTCGTATTTGCTGCCTTAGAGAGCAGTCAGGTGAGTGGCGAGTTGGCTCCAAGTCGCTCGACGATGGTCGATCCATTATTGATGCGACCGGTCGATGATTTAGAGTTGACCGTTCGATCAGCGAACTGCTTAAAGGCTGAAAACATCTATTACATTGGTGATTTAATTCAGCGTACTGAAAATGAACTACTCAAGACACCTAATTTGGGTCGCAAGTCCTTGAACGAAATCAAGGACGTGTTGGCAGCCCGTGGTTTAAGTCTTGGGATGAAGCTCGACAGCTGGCCTCCAGCAACCCTCGGGCAATAA
- the rpmD gene encoding 50S ribosomal protein L30 — MANTQTNSKVKLQLVRSLIGTRESHRATVRGLGLGRLNSVSELQDTPAVRGMINKVSYLVKVIG, encoded by the coding sequence ATGGCAAACACACAAACAAATTCCAAGGTCAAGCTTCAGCTAGTGCGTAGCTTAATCGGTACTCGCGAGAGCCATCGTGCCACGGTTCGTGGTTTAGGCCTTGGCCGCCTCAACTCGGTTTCAGAGTTACAAGATACTCCGGCGGTCCGGGGAATGATTAATAAGGTTTCATACCTTGTGAAAGTGATCGGGTAA
- the infA gene encoding translation initiation factor IF-1, which produces MPKDDVIQMAGEIVENLPNAMFRVKLENGHVVLGHISGKMRMHYIRILPGDKVTVEMTPYDLTRARIIFRAK; this is translated from the coding sequence ATGCCTAAAGACGATGTGATTCAGATGGCAGGGGAAATTGTTGAAAACCTTCCCAATGCCATGTTTAGGGTGAAGTTAGAGAATGGGCATGTAGTACTAGGTCATATTTCTGGGAAGATGCGGATGCATTACATCCGAATTCTGCCCGGAGATAAGGTAACTGTGGAAATGACCCCATACGATTTAACGCGCGCAAGAATTATCTTCCGTGCGAAGTAA
- the rplF gene encoding 50S ribosomal protein L6 encodes MSRVGKSPITVPKGAEISIANALLTVKGPLGTLTHTLHPSVGVEHKDGVITVAIKDNSPEANALSGTTRALVNNMVVGVTQGFERKLSLVGVGYRAQAQGNSLKLQLGFSHEINYPLPTGVKAETPSQTEIIIKGANKQQVGQVAAEVRAYRSPEPYKGKGVRYVDEVVHLKETKKK; translated from the coding sequence ATGTCACGAGTTGGTAAATCTCCCATTACAGTGCCAAAAGGTGCTGAAATTAGTATTGCAAACGCCTTGTTAACAGTGAAAGGGCCTTTGGGTACTCTCACCCATACATTGCATCCCAGTGTTGGTGTTGAACATAAAGATGGCGTTATAACGGTTGCTATTAAAGACAACTCGCCAGAAGCGAATGCACTCTCAGGAACAACCCGAGCATTGGTCAACAACATGGTCGTTGGCGTAACCCAGGGGTTTGAGCGTAAGCTGAGCTTAGTTGGCGTGGGTTATCGTGCGCAAGCGCAAGGCAATTCCTTGAAATTGCAATTGGGTTTCTCGCACGAAATTAACTATCCACTGCCTACCGGCGTCAAAGCGGAAACCCCTTCGCAAACTGAAATCATTATTAAAGGTGCCAATAAGCAACAAGTTGGTCAGGTTGCTGCCGAAGTTCGTGCGTATCGCTCTCCAGAGCCCTATAAGGGCAAGGGCGTTCGTTATGTTGACGAAGTGGTTCACCTTAAAGAAACCAAGAAGAAGTAA
- the rpsE gene encoding 30S ribosomal protein S5, whose protein sequence is MAKMQTKIQSEERDDGLREKMIAVNRVTKVVKGGRILGFAALTVVGDGDGRIGMGKGKSKEVPVAVQKAMDEARRKMIKVPLRKGTLQHSVIGQHGASRVLISPAKEGTGVIAGGPMRAIFDVMGVTNVVAKSIGSTNPYNMVRATLDGLSKMSTPAEIAAKRGKSVEEILG, encoded by the coding sequence ATGGCAAAAATGCAAACCAAAATTCAGTCTGAAGAGCGCGATGACGGTCTACGCGAGAAGATGATTGCTGTTAATCGCGTAACCAAAGTGGTTAAGGGCGGCCGTATTCTTGGCTTTGCTGCTTTGACCGTCGTTGGTGATGGTGATGGACGCATTGGAATGGGCAAAGGGAAATCGAAGGAAGTTCCAGTCGCTGTTCAAAAGGCTATGGACGAAGCTCGCCGCAAAATGATTAAGGTCCCTCTTCGTAAGGGAACGCTGCAACATTCTGTGATTGGTCAGCATGGCGCATCGCGCGTTCTGATTTCTCCCGCTAAAGAAGGTACTGGCGTGATTGCTGGTGGTCCAATGCGCGCTATTTTTGATGTGATGGGCGTAACCAACGTTGTTGCTAAGTCGATTGGCTCAACCAATCCCTACAACATGGTACGTGCAACTTTAGATGGTTTAAGCAAGATGAGTACGCCTGCAGAAATTGCTGCGAAGCGCGGAAAGTCAGTTGAAGAAATTTTGGGTTAA
- the rplO gene encoding 50S ribosomal protein L15, producing MQLNTIKPAEGAKRPRRRVGRGIGSGLGKTAGRGHKGQKSRSGGFHKVGFEGGQMPMYRRLPKRGFISLTRRFVGQVTLADLERIGLAEVDLVALKQHGLVGEQTNAVKVIKTGEIKRAVTLKGLTASVGAKAAIEAAGGKVLAEV from the coding sequence ATGCAATTAAACACAATCAAACCTGCAGAAGGTGCTAAACGCCCACGTCGTCGTGTAGGCCGTGGTATTGGCTCTGGTCTTGGTAAAACTGCAGGTCGTGGTCATAAGGGCCAAAAGTCGCGTTCTGGTGGTTTTCATAAGGTTGGCTTTGAAGGTGGTCAGATGCCAATGTATCGCCGCTTACCGAAGCGCGGTTTTATTTCTTTAACACGTCGTTTTGTTGGTCAAGTAACCCTCGCAGATCTAGAGCGCATCGGTTTGGCTGAAGTGGATCTAGTTGCCCTTAAACAGCATGGCCTTGTTGGTGAGCAAACGAATGCTGTCAAAGTGATTAAGACCGGTGAAATTAAGCGCGCAGTCACCTTGAAGGGGTTGACTGCAAGTGTTGGTGCAAAAGCTGCTATTGAGGCTGCTGGTGGCAAGGTGCTCGCTGAGGTTTAA
- the secY gene encoding preprotein translocase subunit SecY: protein MALGSSNVSSLTPSGNKYGDLRRRLIFLVLALVVFRIGAHIPVPGIDPDQLSKLFSEQKDGILGMFNLFSGGALSRFTVFALGIMPYISASIIMQLMTIVIPSLEAMKKEGQAGQRKITQYTRYATVFLATFQAIGISVALESQPGLVVDPGLMFQLSTVVTLVTGTMFLMWLGEQITERGLGNGISMIIFGGIISGFPSALASLLELVRTGSMSILSAIFIVLIVIAVTYFVVFVERGQRRILVNYAKRQVGNKIYGGQSSHLPLKLNMAGVIPPIFASSIILFPATIAGWFTAGEPTNMLSRIVKDLAATLAPGQPVYIILYATAIIFFCFFYTALVFNSRDTADNLKKSGAFVPGIRPGDQTARYIDKILVRLTLAGAIYMVLVCLLPEFLVLKYNVPFYFGGTSLLIIVVVAMDFMAQVQSFVMQQQYGSLMKKANFKMGPTL from the coding sequence ATGGCACTCGGTTCCTCTAACGTCTCTAGTTTGACACCATCTGGAAACAAGTATGGCGACTTACGTCGCCGCTTGATTTTCTTGGTATTGGCGTTAGTTGTTTTCCGTATTGGTGCGCACATTCCAGTACCTGGAATTGATCCTGATCAGCTTTCAAAGCTCTTTAGCGAGCAAAAAGACGGTATTTTGGGAATGTTCAATTTGTTTTCAGGCGGTGCATTATCGCGCTTCACTGTATTTGCTCTGGGAATCATGCCTTACATTTCTGCATCGATCATTATGCAGTTGATGACGATTGTGATCCCTTCGCTTGAGGCAATGAAGAAGGAAGGCCAAGCTGGGCAACGCAAGATTACTCAGTACACGCGCTATGCAACGGTCTTTTTAGCCACATTCCAGGCGATTGGAATTTCTGTTGCGCTTGAGTCTCAGCCTGGCCTTGTTGTTGATCCAGGTCTCATGTTTCAACTTAGTACCGTTGTAACGCTTGTTACTGGGACAATGTTTTTAATGTGGCTTGGCGAGCAAATTACAGAGCGTGGTTTGGGTAATGGTATTTCTATGATCATTTTTGGGGGAATAATTTCCGGCTTTCCAAGTGCACTAGCAAGCCTTCTTGAGCTCGTTCGTACCGGTTCCATGAGCATCCTTTCAGCAATTTTTATCGTATTGATTGTTATTGCTGTTACCTATTTTGTGGTTTTCGTAGAGCGCGGACAGCGTCGTATTTTGGTGAACTATGCCAAGCGTCAAGTTGGCAATAAGATCTATGGTGGTCAGTCTTCCCACTTGCCTCTAAAGCTGAATATGGCCGGTGTTATTCCCCCCATCTTTGCTTCATCGATTATTTTGTTCCCAGCAACCATTGCCGGTTGGTTTACTGCAGGCGAACCAACCAATATGCTGAGTCGTATTGTGAAAGACTTGGCCGCAACTTTAGCTCCAGGTCAGCCGGTGTACATTATTTTGTATGCTACGGCGATTATTTTCTTCTGCTTTTTTTATACAGCACTGGTCTTTAATAGCCGTGATACGGCTGATAACTTAAAAAAGAGTGGAGCATTTGTCCCTGGCATTCGTCCAGGTGATCAAACGGCCCGTTACATCGACAAAATTCTGGTTCGTTTAACTTTGGCTGGTGCTATTTATATGGTTTTGGTGTGCCTATTGCCTGAGTTTTTGGTTTTGAAATACAACGTTCCTTTCTACTTTGGCGGAACATCGTTGTTAATTATTGTGGTGGTTGCGATGGACTTTATGGCCCAAGTGCAATCATTTGTGATGCAACAGCAGTACGGCTCTCTCATGAAGAAAGCCAACTTTAAGATGGGACCCACTCTCTAA
- the rpsM gene encoding 30S ribosomal protein S13 translates to MARIAGVNIPNHQHTVIGLTAIYGIGKAQALKICENTGVAIDKKVKDLTDAELEKLRDEVGKRTTEGDLRREVTMNIKRLMDLACYRGIRHRKGLPVRGQRTKTNARTRKGPRKAGVALKK, encoded by the coding sequence ATGGCACGTATCGCTGGGGTAAATATCCCAAATCATCAACATACTGTGATTGGTTTAACCGCCATTTATGGTATTGGCAAAGCTCAGGCTCTCAAGATCTGTGAGAACACAGGTGTTGCAATCGATAAGAAAGTGAAAGATCTTACCGATGCTGAATTAGAGAAGCTTCGCGATGAAGTGGGTAAGCGCACCACAGAGGGTGATTTGCGTCGTGAAGTCACCATGAACATTAAGCGTTTAATGGATTTGGCTTGCTATCGCGGCATTCGTCATCGCAAAGGTTTGCCAGTTCGTGGCCAGAGAACGAAAACCAATGCGCGTACCCGCAAAGGCCCCCGTAAGGCCGGCGTTGCACTTAAGAAATAA
- the rpsH gene encoding 30S ribosomal protein S8 translates to MSISDPIADMLTRIRNAQAVQKTLVTMPSSKLKVAIAKVLKDEGYIDSYEITGEAAKPVLKIDLKYYAGRPVIERIERVSTPSLRIYKGRHDIPEVMNGLGVAIISTPQGLMTDRKARASGVGGEVICYVA, encoded by the coding sequence ATGAGTATTAGTGATCCAATCGCCGATATGTTGACTAGAATTCGCAACGCGCAAGCGGTGCAGAAAACCTTGGTCACCATGCCGTCGTCCAAATTAAAAGTTGCTATCGCAAAAGTCTTGAAAGACGAAGGCTATATCGATAGTTATGAAATCACTGGTGAAGCAGCCAAGCCCGTATTAAAGATTGATCTCAAATACTACGCTGGCCGTCCTGTGATTGAACGAATTGAGCGAGTTTCAACTCCCAGCTTGCGTATTTACAAAGGTCGTCATGATATTCCTGAAGTGATGAATGGCTTGGGCGTTGCCATAATTTCAACACCGCAAGGTTTGATGACTGATCGCAAAGCACGCGCATCTGGCGTGGGTGGCGAAGTCATTTGCTACGTGGCTTAA
- the rplR gene encoding 50S ribosomal protein L18 translates to MNKNETRQRRARQTRIKIAELLAHRLTVIRSNCHISAQVYSPCGSKVVAAASTMEKDLRTSVKNGGNSQAAQTIGKLIAERAKKAGVESVAFDRAGHRYHGRIKALAEAAREAGLKF, encoded by the coding sequence ATGAATAAAAACGAAACAAGACAAAGACGTGCGCGTCAAACCCGTATCAAGATTGCTGAGCTATTGGCTCATCGCTTGACGGTGATTCGGAGTAATTGCCATATCTCAGCCCAGGTCTATAGCCCATGTGGTAGCAAAGTGGTTGCTGCGGCTTCGACGATGGAAAAGGATTTGCGTACATCGGTGAAAAATGGTGGAAATAGCCAAGCGGCACAAACCATTGGCAAATTAATTGCTGAACGTGCGAAAAAGGCAGGTGTTGAAAGCGTTGCTTTTGATCGTGCGGGACATCGTTACCACGGCCGCATTAAGGCCCTTGCTGAAGCTGCGCGTGAAGCCGGCTTGAAGTTCTAA
- the rpsD gene encoding 30S ribosomal protein S4, with protein sequence MARYLGPKAKLSRREGTDLFLKSARRALSDKCKLDSKPGQHGRTSGARTSDFGNQLREKQKVKRIYGVLERQFRRYFAEAERRKGNTGETLLQLLESRLDNVVYRMGFGSTRAEARQLVSHAAITVNGQVVNIPSMQVRPGDVIAIREKAKKQNRIQEALNLASQVGAINWVSVDASKLEGTFKQVPDRDEISGDINESLIVELYSR encoded by the coding sequence GTGGCACGTTACTTAGGCCCTAAAGCCAAACTATCTCGTCGGGAAGGTACCGACTTATTTTTAAAGAGCGCTCGCCGTGCTTTATCGGACAAGTGCAAATTAGACAGTAAGCCTGGTCAGCACGGTCGCACTTCAGGTGCACGTACTTCTGACTTCGGTAATCAGTTGCGTGAAAAGCAAAAGGTAAAGCGTATTTATGGCGTGCTCGAGCGTCAATTCCGACGCTACTTTGCTGAAGCGGAGCGTCGCAAAGGTAATACTGGTGAGACCTTACTGCAGCTTCTCGAGTCCCGTTTAGATAATGTGGTTTATCGCATGGGCTTTGGCTCAACTCGCGCTGAAGCACGTCAGTTGGTATCGCATGCAGCAATTACTGTAAATGGGCAAGTAGTTAATATTCCATCGATGCAGGTTCGTCCTGGTGATGTGATTGCGATTCGTGAGAAGGCAAAAAAACAAAACCGAATTCAAGAAGCTTTAAATCTTGCTTCCCAAGTCGGCGCAATTAATTGGGTTAGCGTTGATGCTAGCAAGCTCGAGGGAACGTTTAAACAAGTACCAGATCGCGATGAAATCAGTGGTGATATCAACGAAAGTTTGATCGTCGAATTGTATTCACGCTAA
- the rpsK gene encoding 30S ribosomal protein S11 — MAKAQQTAANASAQRARKKVKKNVADGIAHVHASFNNTIVTITDRQGNALSWATSGGQGFKGSRKSTPFAAQVAAEVAGKAAIECGIKNLEVQIKGPGPGRESAVRALNSLGIKIVEIQDVTPVPHNGCRPPKRRRI, encoded by the coding sequence ATGGCAAAAGCACAACAAACCGCCGCAAATGCAAGTGCGCAACGCGCTCGTAAAAAGGTAAAAAAGAACGTCGCTGATGGCATTGCCCACGTGCATGCATCGTTTAACAATACCATTGTGACCATTACGGATCGTCAAGGAAACGCCCTGTCGTGGGCAACTTCAGGCGGTCAGGGATTTAAGGGTTCGCGCAAGTCAACTCCATTTGCAGCTCAGGTTGCTGCGGAAGTGGCTGGTAAGGCAGCAATTGAGTGCGGGATTAAGAATTTAGAGGTCCAAATTAAGGGCCCCGGTCCTGGTCGTGAGTCGGCAGTTCGTGCATTGAACTCGTTAGGGATCAAGATTGTTGAAATCCAGGATGTAACGCCGGTTCCACATAATGGTTGCCGCCCTCCAAAGCGTCGCCGTATCTAA
- the rpmJ gene encoding 50S ribosomal protein L36 — translation MKVLASVKCICRNCKIIKRKRVVRVICSSDPRHKQRQG, via the coding sequence ATGAAAGTATTGGCATCCGTTAAATGTATTTGCCGCAATTGCAAAATCATCAAGCGTAAGCGCGTGGTGCGTGTGATCTGCTCGTCCGATCCACGCCATAAGCAGCGTCAAGGTTAA